One Streptomyces hundungensis DNA segment encodes these proteins:
- a CDS encoding nuclear transport factor 2 family protein, protein MSASTTLERFRIAMEKGDLAGLEELLTPDIRFYSSMKYEPIEGRDTVMGVFGVFVRTLEDFRYDGSYAGYGETTADGSEAESAVLVFRTAVGGQEIHGIDLLHFDGEGLIKEFTAMVRPQSAAQALAQAVVKGLVADGLAPAPTAG, encoded by the coding sequence ATGTCCGCGAGCACCACCCTCGAACGCTTCCGCATCGCCATGGAGAAGGGCGACCTGGCCGGCCTGGAGGAGCTGCTCACGCCGGACATCCGCTTCTACAGCTCCATGAAGTACGAGCCCATCGAGGGCCGGGACACGGTCATGGGCGTGTTCGGCGTGTTCGTGCGGACGCTCGAGGACTTCCGCTACGACGGGTCGTACGCCGGATACGGCGAGACCACCGCGGACGGGAGCGAGGCCGAGTCCGCCGTTCTGGTCTTCCGGACCGCCGTCGGCGGCCAGGAGATCCACGGCATCGACCTGCTGCACTTCGACGGGGAGGGCCTGATCAAGGAGTTCACCGCGATGGTGCGCCCGCAGTCGGCGGCGCAGGCGCTCGCGCAGGCCGTGGTCAAGGGGCTCGTCGCGGACGGGCTCGCCCCGGCGCCGACCGCGGGGTGA